The following are encoded together in the Bacteroidota bacterium genome:
- a CDS encoding metallophosphoesterase produces the protein MRQISIILALSGLALISLPGRALAQASPTARFAVIGDYGFAGQPEADVATLVSGWNPEFIVTTGDNNYEDGLASTIDQNIGQYYHQYIFPYTGAYGTGDTVNRFFPSLGNHDWKSPGAQPYLNYFALPGNERYYDFVAGNVQFFCIDSDTLEPDGTSSSSIQAQWLQNRLSISSARWRIVIFHHPPYTSGTTHGSTTRMRWPFQEWGATTVLCGHEHIYERIEINKLLYIVNGLGGKSLYPLGAPIAGSQYRYNSNYGAQLVTAYEDSIVFAFYNRAGTLIDHYTIKTVRSVDIRQNWNMVSVPLTASDFKKTALFPTAVSPAFFYQDAYLHRDTLANGEAYWLKFDGDQTVPISGTPRTLDTIDVREGWNMIGSISSSVEVSGVSSAPGGLITSRFFGYDGSYAPTDSIRPGKGYWVKVNQDGKLILESSPAAVGGAERIKIVPTEELPPLPPDRDQESTPIPRFYSLAQNYPNPFNPSTSISFSIPKRTHVRLQIFNPIGQLISTLIEEDKPPGNYTATWDASSNASGLYIYRISAGGYVATKKAVLIR, from the coding sequence ATGCGCCAGATATCAATCATTCTCGCCCTCTCGGGGCTCGCGTTGATTTCGTTGCCGGGCCGTGCCTTGGCTCAGGCCTCTCCGACGGCCCGGTTTGCCGTCATAGGGGATTACGGATTCGCCGGGCAACCCGAAGCAGATGTCGCAACCCTGGTGAGCGGCTGGAATCCGGAGTTTATTGTCACCACTGGCGACAATAACTACGAGGACGGCCTCGCTTCGACGATCGACCAGAACATCGGGCAATATTATCATCAGTACATATTTCCCTATACCGGAGCGTATGGAACCGGAGACACTGTAAACCGTTTCTTTCCTTCCCTCGGGAACCATGATTGGAAATCACCGGGGGCGCAACCCTACCTCAATTACTTCGCTCTCCCCGGTAATGAGCGATACTATGACTTCGTGGCGGGCAATGTTCAGTTCTTCTGCATCGACAGCGATACTCTCGAACCGGATGGAACTTCGAGCTCCTCAATACAAGCGCAATGGTTGCAGAACAGGCTTTCAATTTCCTCCGCTCGCTGGAGGATTGTCATCTTCCATCACCCGCCCTACACATCGGGAACTACGCACGGATCGACGACGCGCATGCGCTGGCCGTTCCAGGAATGGGGTGCGACAACCGTTCTCTGCGGGCATGAGCACATCTATGAGAGGATTGAGATCAACAAACTCCTCTATATCGTCAACGGCTTGGGAGGGAAAAGCCTCTACCCGCTCGGCGCCCCGATTGCCGGCAGCCAGTATCGGTACAATTCCAATTACGGGGCCCAGCTTGTGACGGCGTACGAGGACAGTATCGTGTTTGCCTTCTACAATCGCGCGGGTACTCTGATTGACCACTATACGATCAAAACCGTCAGGTCAGTCGACATCCGCCAGAATTGGAATATGGTTTCCGTTCCCCTTACCGCGAGCGATTTCAAGAAAACAGCCCTTTTCCCGACTGCAGTCTCTCCGGCGTTTTTCTATCAAGATGCCTACCTGCACAGAGACACCCTGGCGAATGGAGAAGCATACTGGCTCAAGTTTGACGGGGATCAAACTGTTCCAATCAGCGGGACACCCCGTACCCTCGACACCATCGATGTTAGAGAAGGTTGGAATATGATCGGATCGATCAGTTCGTCCGTGGAGGTGTCTGGTGTCTCTTCAGCCCCCGGCGGGCTCATCACCTCGAGGTTTTTCGGCTATGATGGCAGCTATGCTCCGACTGACAGCATCCGGCCCGGGAAGGGCTACTGGGTGAAGGTAAATCAAGACGGAAAGCTGATACTCGAGTCATCGCCGGCCGCGGTGGGCGGCGCGGAACGAATCAAAATAGTGCCAACGGAAGAGCTTCCGCCCCTTCCGCCTGATCGCGATCAAGAGTCAACTCCAATTCCGCGATTCTATTCGCTGGCACAAAACTATCCTAATCCCTTCAATCCGTCAACGTCGATCTCATTTTCAATCCCGAAACGGACTCACGTCCGGCTCCAGATCTTCAATCCGATCGGGCAGCTCATTTCCACACTAATCGAGGAAGACAAACCGCCCGGCAATTACACGGCGACTTGGGATGCGAGCTCCAATGCAAGCGGGTTATACATCTATCGCATATCAGCGGGAGGTTATGTCGCGACGAAAAAAGCTGTTCTGATAAGATGA